In Thermodesulfatator atlanticus DSM 21156, one genomic interval encodes:
- a CDS encoding PD-(D/E)XK nuclease domain-containing protein has product VRVEEATNQGRLDMAVLFEGRCYLFEFKVVDDKPEGNALKQLKEKRYFEKYQGKCEKIWLIGVEFSKRERNIVSFEVEEIS; this is encoded by the coding sequence GTGCGGGTGGAAGAGGCCACGAACCAGGGCCGCCTTGACATGGCGGTGCTTTTTGAGGGCAGGTGTTATCTTTTCGAATTCAAGGTAGTGGATGATAAACCTGAGGGCAACGCGCTTAAACAACTAAAAGAGAAGCGCTACTTTGAGAAGTATCAGGGGAAGTGCGAGAAGATCTGGCTCATCGGGGTTGAGTTCAGCAAGCGCGAGCGGAACATTGTTTCTTTTGAGGTGGAAGAGATTTCCTGA